In one window of Anaerobacillus alkaliphilus DNA:
- a CDS encoding M24 family metallopeptidase produces the protein MKLTKVREKLTNLGLEALLITSPYNRRYLSEFTGTAGVLLVSMSDAYVIVDGRYTDQARTQAKEFAVVEHNKNLLEVLASLLETLNIRKLGYEADHTSVTQLNTYQKTLHTELVGTSNIVESLRIIKSEEELVLMRKAAGIAEEAFEYVLGMIKPGITERDISAELIYQMQKLGASGSSNDPIVASGVRSALPHGRATDKVIEHGDIITMDYGAVYNGYLSDMTRTIAVGEPSAELKKIYKIVLETLEYTKEQARPGLSVKDYDQLARDYIEKYGYGKYFIHGIGHGLGLELHEAPTVAGNECFEENMVFTVEPGIYISGLGGVRIEDDIIIKKDGIENLTPSSKQLMIL, from the coding sequence ATGAAATTAACAAAAGTTCGTGAAAAGTTAACTAACCTTGGCCTAGAGGCATTGTTAATTACTAGTCCATATAACCGAAGGTATTTGTCAGAATTCACCGGAACTGCTGGAGTACTACTCGTTTCTATGTCAGACGCCTACGTCATCGTCGATGGACGTTATACCGATCAAGCCCGTACTCAAGCGAAAGAGTTTGCAGTCGTTGAGCACAATAAAAACCTGCTTGAGGTGCTTGCTAGTCTTCTAGAAACATTGAATATTCGTAAGCTTGGTTATGAAGCCGATCATACGAGTGTCACACAGCTAAACACCTACCAAAAAACATTACATACTGAATTAGTTGGAACATCCAATATCGTAGAATCCCTACGTATCATTAAATCTGAGGAAGAATTAGTTTTGATGCGAAAAGCTGCGGGCATTGCGGAAGAGGCCTTTGAATATGTCTTAGGAATGATCAAACCCGGAATTACTGAGCGAGACATTTCTGCAGAATTAATCTATCAAATGCAGAAGCTTGGTGCGAGCGGTTCTTCCAACGACCCTATTGTTGCCTCGGGCGTGAGATCTGCACTTCCACACGGTCGTGCCACCGATAAAGTAATTGAACATGGCGACATCATTACCATGGATTATGGTGCTGTTTACAATGGCTACCTTTCGGACATGACCCGAACCATCGCAGTAGGAGAACCATCAGCAGAGCTTAAGAAAATCTACAAGATCGTCTTAGAAACTCTCGAATATACGAAAGAACAAGCTCGCCCTGGCCTTTCTGTCAAAGACTATGATCAGCTTGCTCGTGATTATATTGAAAAATACGGCTACGGCAAGTATTTTATTCATGGTATTGGGCATGGACTAGGCTTAGAGCTTCATGAAGCACCGACTGTTGCTGGAAATGAATGTTTCGAGGAAAATATGGTCTTTACCGTCGAACCAGGTATTTACATATCTGGTTTAGGGGGAGTTCGTATTGAAGACGATATCATTATAAAAAAAGACGGCATTGAGAACCTTACTCCCTCTAGTAAACAATTGATGATTTTATAA